GCGTGCGACAGCCTACGACGGTCGGCGCATTGGCGCCGGTCGCGCTGGCGCTGGCCGCGTCGGCGCGCCACGCACGGGAGAAGCCGATGCGCCGGCAACGGTCATCGCGAGTTCGAACAGTCCGGCCCACGGATCAGGCGGCGGATCATTGCGGTGATTGCCCGGCGTGCCGCCCGACAACCCTTTCACCTGCCGATCGAGCTTTGCCGCCAGCGCCAGCGCTTTTTCCAGCGAAGCCTCGGTGACACGCGACAACGCAGGCCCGACGAGCCGCTCGCGCGGCCCCCACACGCGGTTTTCGCGCAGCAGCATCGGCAGCGGCTTGCCCGCCTCGACACCGCGCTTGATGCGCAGCAGCGTGCGAATTTCTTCGACGACGGCCCACAACACGAGCACGGCCGCTTCGCCTTCGCCCTTCAGGCCGTCGATCATCCGCGACAGACGGCCGACGTCGCCCGCAAGCATCGCTTCGTTGAGCTTGAACACGTCGTAGCGCGCGACGTTGAGCACGGCGTCATGAACCTGTTCGAACGACAGCGCACCCGACGGATACAGCAGCCCGAGCTTCTGGATTTCCTGATGCGCAGCAAGCAGATTTCCTTCGACGCGTTCCGCAATGAACTGCAGCGCGCGCTTGCCCTCTTCGCCAGCCGCAACGCGTTGCCCTTGCTGCGCAAGACGCTGCCCGACCCAACCCGGCAGTTGCGCGCGCTCGACGGGATCGATCTTCAGCGCGACGCCTGCATCGGCCAGCGCGGTGAACCACGCGGCCTTCTGCGTCGCCGCATCGAGGCGCGGCAACGTGATGAGCGTCAGCACATCGGGATTCGCCGACGCGGCCAACGTCTTCAGCGCGTCAGCGCCTTCCTTGCCGGGCTTGCCCGTCGGAATGCGCAATTCGACCAGTTGGCGGTCGCCGAACAGCGACATCGACTGGCTCGCGCCGAGCAGCGAACTCCAGTCGAAGCCGCGTTCCACCGTGAACACCGTGCGGTCGGTAAAGCCGTTCGCGCGCGCCGTCGCGCGGATGCGGTCGCACGCTTCCTGCGCGAGCAGATGCTCGTCGCCGTACACGACGTACAGACCGGCGGGACCTTTCGCGAGATGCGCTTCGAGCGCGTCAAGACGCAGTTGCATGGCGACGGATGAACGAGAGTGAAAGCAGGTCGATGCTGCGGATCAAAGCGGCGGCGGCGGCAGCGGCGCGCGCGGATTGACGCCCGGCACTTCCTGGCCCGGCGCCGGATGCAGCGAGCGCACGACGGCAAGACGGCGCATCAGCTGATCGACGGCGTCGTTCTGCATGTCTGCGTAAAGAATGTCGGCTTCCGACGCCTTCGCTTGCGAGAACTGGTCGCTATACGTCATTGCGCGATTCAGATGGATCGCGCTCGGCGGAATCAGCAACGTGCCGTCGGCGCCGCGCACCGTATAGTTCAGCCAGTAGTCGAGCGCGTATTCCTCGACCACGCCCAGCGAGTTCAGCGTCAACACGCTGTTGCCGCGGCCTTCGGAAATCGACAGGATGGCGTCCGCGTTGGCGGGCGAATTGACGATGACAGTGTCGCTGCCGCCCTGCACCATGCGCGTGAGACGCGCGGAGACGGGCGCCGACGCGCCCGTGATGGCGAGCCGCTTGAACGCATAGTCCTGCTGCCCGCGCAACTGGAAGCCGCACGCGGACAGCAGCGCCGCGCTACACGCCAGAGTCAAAAACGATCTGCGAGTCACATGAGCTCCTGGTTCGCAGTTAAAGCGCAATCGATGCACGCATCAGACGACGACGTTCACGAGGCGGCCCGGCACGACGATCACTTTCTTCGCCGGCTTGCCCTCGCTGAACTTCGCGAACATCTCGTGCGCGAGCGCAACGGCTTCGATCGCTTCGCGCGACGCGTCCTTCGCGACCGTCACGGCGCCGCGCACCTTGCCGTTCACCTGCAGCACGAGTTCGATCTCGCTTTGCTCCAGCGCCTTTTCGTCGACCTTCGGCCACGGCGCGTCGAGCAGCGTGCCGAACTCGGCTTCGTAACCGAGCTCTTGCCACAACTGGAACGTGAGGTGCGGCACGACCGGGTACAGCACGCGCAGCAGCACGCCGTAGGTTTCGCGCAGCACGGCAGCGCCCGCGCCCTTCGCACCTTCGACCGCGTTGAGCATCTTCATCGCCGCCGACACGACCGTGTTGTACTGCAGACGCTGATAGTCGAAGTCCGCCTGTTTCAGCACGCTGTAGATTTCGCGGCGCAGCGTCTTCTCGGTATCGGTGAGCTTTGCGGCGTCGAATGCACCGGGCTGCGACAGCGCCGCTTCATTCGCCTGGCCGAACGCCCACACGCGACGCAGGAAGCGGCTCGCGCCCTCCACACCCGCACCCGACCATTCGAGCTGCTGCTCCGGGGGAGCCGCGAACATCGTGAACAGACGCGCGGTATCCGCGCCGTACTGGTCGATCAGCACCTGCGGATCGACGCCGTTGTTCTTCGACTTCGACATCTTCTCGACGCCGCCCAGCACGACGGGCTGGCCATCGGCGTTGAGCGTCGCGCCGACCGGGCGGCCCTTGTCGTCGTGCGTGACGGTGACGTCGGCCGGGTTGTACCAGGTCTTCTTGCCCGCTTCGTTTTCGCGGTAGTAGGTTTCGTTGAGCACCATGCCCTGCGTGAGCAGGTTCTTCGCCGGCTCGCCGAACTTGACGATGCCCAGGTCGCGGCAGACCTTCGCCCAGAAACGCGAGTACAGCAGGTGAAGAATGGCGTGCTCGATGCCGCCGATGTACTGGTCCATCGGCATCCAGTAATCGGTGCGCTCGTCCACCATCGTCTTCGCATCCGGCGCCGCGTAGCGATAGAAGTACCAGGACGAATCGACGAAGGTATCCATCGTGTCGGTTTCGCGCTTCGCAGCCGCGCCGCAGGTCGGGCACGTGCAGTTCAGGAACGCTTCCGACTTCGCGAGCGGGTTGCCCGTGCCGTCCGGCACGAGGTCTTCCGGCAGCACGACGGGCAGATCCTTCTCGGGCACGGGCACGTCGCCGCACGACGGGCAGTGGATGATCGGGATCGGCGTGCCCCAGTAGCGCTGGCGCGAGATGCCCCAGTCGCGCAGACGCCACGTGACCTGCTTGTCGCCGAGGCCGAGCGCCTTCAGATCAGCCGCGATTGCGTCGACGGCTTCCGCGTACTTGAGCCCGTCGTATTTGCCGCTGTTGACCAGAACGCCGTTTTCCTTGTCGCCGTACCATTCCTGCCACGCATCCGTCGAGAACGTCTGGCCTTCGACCGCGACCACCTGCTTGACGGGAATGCCGTACTTCTTCACGAACGCGAAGTCGCGCTCGTCGTGCGCGGGCACGCCCATCACGGCGCCTTCGCCGTAGCTCATCAGCACGTAGTTGCCGATCCACACCTCGATCTTTTCCTGCGTCAGCGGATGCGTGACGAAAAAGCCCGTGGCCATGCCTTTCTTTTCCATCGTCGCCATGTCGGCTTCGGCGACGCCGCCGTGCTTGCATTCGTCGATGAACGCCTGCAGTTCCGGCCGGCCCTGCGCGAGGCGCGTTGCCAGCGGATGCTCCGCGGCGACCGCGCAGAAGGTGACGCCCATGATCGTGTCGGCGCGCGTCGTGAACACGCGCAGCAGCTTCTTTTCGCCGTCCAGTTCGTACGGGAAGCCGAAATTCACGCCGAAGCTCTTGCCGATCCAGTTCTGCTGCATGATCTTCACGCGCTCGGGCCAGCCGAGCCCTTCGAGATCGTTCAGCAGTTCATCCGCGTATTGCGTGATGCGCATGTAGTACATGGGGATTTCGCGCTTCTCGACGAGCGCGCCCGAGCGCCAGCCGCGGCCGTCGATCACCTGCTCGTTTGCGAGCACGGTCTGATCGACGGGGTCCCAGTTCACCGTGCCCGTCTTCTTGTACGCGATGCCCTTTTCCAGCATCTTCAGGAAGATCCACTGGTTCCACTTGTAGTAGTCCGGGCTGCAGGTGGCGACTTCGCGCGACCAGTCGATGGCGAGACCCATAGACTGCATCTGCTTCTTCATGTACGCGATGTTGTCGTACGTCCACTTTGCGGGCGGCACGTTGTTGGCCATCGCCGCGTTTTCGGCAGGCATGCCGAACGCGTCCCAGCCCATCGGCATCAGCGTGTTGTAGCCGTTCATCCGCAGATAGCGGTACATCACGTCGTTGATCGTGTAGTTGCGTACGTGCCCCATGTGCAGCTTGCCCGACGGATACGGCAGCATCGAAACGCAATAGAACTTCGGCTTGTCGGCCTTTTCCGTCGTTTTGTACGCGTCGGTGGCGCGCCATTGTCCTTGCGCGGCGGATTCGACGTCGGAGGGAACGTATTTTTCGTGCATGGTGTGATGGGATCGCTGTTCGGTGCCGCTGTTCGGGTGCTTCGGCACCGGCACGGTGCTCTGCGTGATGAATGTCTTGTCGATTCCCCTCTCGTCAAGGGGAAAGGGCTGATTATACCGTTCGGCCGGGTTCACGCCGCGCGCGATTGAGCGTAGGCGATGCGTTTTGCGCGCCGATTCGGCGTGATGCGGGGTGAAAGCGGGCGGCTTGCCGGCGCGACTGGCTTCCGCTTATTGCGCAGCCGGTGCGGCGGCGGGAGGCGTCGGCTGGCCGGCTTTGGTGTCGCCCGCCGGCGGCTCGGTCACGAAACCGATCCGCTCCAGACCCGCCTGCTGCGCCGCGCCCATCACCTGCGCGATCACTTCGTAGCGCGTCGAGCGCTCGGCGCGAAGGTGAATTTCCGGCTGTTCCTTCTGCTTGCCCGCGTCGTTGAACTGCGCGCGCATCTGGTCGAGCGTGATGGGCTTGTCGTTCCAGTAGAGCTTGCCTGCGGCGTCGATCGACAGCGTGATGGTCTGCGGCGTCTCGCGCGCCTCGGCGGCCGCGACGCGCGGCAGATCGAGCCGGATCGCGTGCGTGAACAGCGGCGCCGTGATGATGAAAATAACGAGCAGCACCAGCATCACGTCGATCAGCGGCGTCATGTTGATGTCCGCCATCGGCGCGGACGTCTTGTGCCTGTCGAGTCCGCCGAATGCCATGTGTCGTGCCTCGTTCTTCCTGTTCGATACGTGCCGATGCGAGTTGCCCCGGCGCCCGAGCCTTTCGCGCTACGCCTGCGTCCGCGCGGGCGCCCGCTCGCCGCGGCCCAGCGTGTCGCTGTGCGCGCCGCCGCGCGCGTTGTCGGATGCGTCGCCCGTGGGCGCGCAGACGTACGCGTGCAGATCGTGCGCGAAGCCGTCGAGTTCCTCCGACAACTGCCGCACCATCCGCCCGAGCACGTTGTAGGCAAGCACGGCGGGAATCGCGACGACGAGGCCGAACGCCGTCATGATGAGCGCCTCGCCGACTGGACCTGCGACGTTCTCGATCATCGCCTGCCCGCTTTGCGCGATGCTGCCGAGCGCGTGATAAATGCCCCACACGGTGCCCAGCAAGCCGACGAACGGCGCCGTGCTGCCCACCGACGCCAGCAGCACCTGCCCGAACTCGAGCCGCCGCTGCGAGCGGTGCAGCGCCTGACGCAGCGCGCGCAGCACGCGTTCGCTGCGCTCGACGCGCGCGAGCAGCACGCCCGGCGTCTCGACTTCCGACGCCTGCAGCGCCGCTTCCGCCAACGGAGAAAAGATGTGCTCGCGATCCGCGAGACGCAGTGCCGAGACGCCGTCGGACAGCGTGGGCGCCTGCCAGAACCGCGCAATGGCGCGCGGCCCTTGCCGCTTCGCGCGGCTGAGAATCCAGCTTTTGACGATCAGGAAACACCAGCTCGCAATCGACATCGCCAGCAACACGTACGCGACGCCATGCGTGATGGCGTCGCTGGTTTGCAGGTAATGGATGATGCCGGTGTCTGCCATCGGAACTCTTTGGTCGCCTCGGCTACGGCGCCTTGGCGGATGAGAACACGCTCACGCGGTGTCTAGCGCAAGCCGAGCACGTCCTGCATGTCGAACAGGCCGCTCGGGTGGCCTTCGAGGAAACGCACCGCGCGCACCGCGCCTTGCGCGTACGACAGGCGGCTCGCCGACTTGTGCGTGATTTCGATGCGCTCGCCGATGCCCGCGAACAGCACCGTATGGTCGCCGACGATATCACCGCCGCGAATCGCCGAGAAACCGATGGTGGACGGATCGCGTTCGCCCGTCACGCCTTCGCGTGCGTAGACCGCGCAGTCTTCGAGCTTGCGGCCGAGCGCGCCGGCGATCACTTCGCCCATCGTCAGCGCCGTGCCGGACGGCGCGTCGACCTTGTGACGATGATGCGCCTCGATGATTTCGATGTCGTAGCCCTGCGAGAAATGAGGCGCAGCGAATTCGAGCAGCTTCATTGTCACGTTCACGCCAACGCTGAAGTTCGATGCGAACACGATGCCGATCTTTTCCGACGCGGCGCGAATCTGCGCTTTTTGCGCGTCGTCGAAACCCGTCGTGCCGATCACGAGTTTCGTGTTCGTGCGCAGCGCGGCGTCGATGTGCGCGAGCGTGCCCTCGGGGCGCGTGAAGTCGATCAGATAGTCGGATTGCGCGAGCACGGCGTCGATATCGTCCGACATCAGCACACCCGTCTGCTTGCCGAGAAACGCGCCGGCGTCCTGGCCCAGTTGCGGCGCGCCTGTGCGGTCGAGCGCGCCCGACAGCGTGACGTCAGGATCGTTGAGGACGGTTTCGATGAGCATCCGGCCCATGCGGCCCGACGCGCCGGCGATGGCAATTTTCATGGGTAGTCCTGCTAACAGCGCCTGAACATCGCGCCGACAGGCAGCGCGCCGAGAGGCGACAAAAGAAACGAAGCGGGCTGCGTCTCACAGCGAAGCGGCATCGCGGCAAGACGCATGACGGACGGACACGCCGCCCGTCATGTTACGGACAACGGAATCAGCCGCCCGTTCCCGTGCCCGTTGCCGATTGCGAGGAAGATTGCGACGACTTCGCGGGTGCGTCTTTCGACTGGCCGTTGTTGCTTTCCGGGCCAGTCGGGCCGGTCGGGCCAACAGGGTTGTCGCTCGGCACGCCTTGCATCTGCGGAGGCGGCGGACGCGTGAAGCGGAACTGCGGCTGACCCGGCTCCGTTGAATTCTGTGGCACGCCACCGTTAGACGGCGGCGTGTTCGCGCGCACCGAAGGCGTCGTGCCCGGCGCGGGCGATTGCACCGCGTTGGTCAGACGGTTCGCTGCCTGAGCGGCCTGCGCGTTCGCGTCGACGGCTGGCAGACTGCCGGCTTGCGCTGCGTCGGAGGTGGCCGAGCGCACGGTATCGGGCACCGCAACGGGCGCAGGCGCGGCCGCTGCAGCCGCACCGCTCGCCTCGGCCGTCGCGCTCGCGACGACAGGCGCAGCCTTCACCTTCTTGCCCGTGCGATCGCCGTCGATTTCGGCGAGCAGTTCGAGGTTGGACGGCAGATCTTCGCCGCCCGACCAGCTCGCGACGCGATCACCCGTGAACATCACGATGAAATCGCGCTGCTGGACGACTGCCGTCGAGCCGCGCTTGAAATAGAAGACGTAGTCCCAGCGGTCCGCGTGGAACATGTCGGAAAGAAGCGGCGTGCCGAGTACCTGCCGGACCTGGGCGCGCGACATGCCAACCTGCATTTGCGCAGCCGCTTCCTTCGATACGAAGTTACCTTGAACCACGGTAATGCGGTACGGCGTGATGCTTTGGGCAACACGCTGAGTCAGGCTGTCATACGTGGAACATCCAGCAAGAACCGCCACCGCCGCCGCGACGATCAAGGTACGCCGTACGCGGCTCCCCCGGTTGATCAATAGAGCTTTTGGAATCATTTCCCTCACCGTGCGGGCTACGCGAGCCGCGCGTGTTTCCGTGTAAGATGACCTGAACAGCAATTCACATTACCATTAGAACCCTGCATTGTACTCTAGGGATCCCTTGCCATGACCAATCCAACCGATCTGAAGAATATCGGACTCAAGGCGACCCTACCGCGCCTCAAGATTCTGGAAATCTTTCAGCACAGCCCGGTACGCCATCTGACCGCCGAAGATGTCTATCGCAGCCTCCTGCATGAAGAGCTGGATATCGGGCTCGCCACGGTGTACCGCGTGCTCACGCAGTTCGAGCAGGCAGGCCTGCTGTCACGCAGCAACTTCGAGTCGGGTAAAGCGGTATTTGAGCTGAACGAAGGAACGCACCACGACCATCTGGTGTGTATCGATTGCGGGTTGGTTGAAGAGTTTTTCGACCCTGAAATCGAAAACCGCCAGCAGGCAATCGCGAAAGAACGCGGCTTCAAGCTGCAGGAACACGCGCTCGCACTGTATGGCGTGTGCACCAAGGACAAATGCCCGCATCGCAAGCACTGACGCGGGTTTCCGGGCAGTTCGCGGGGCGCGGCCCGGGCAGGATTTGCCAGTAAGACGCAGAAAGGCCCGGTCGAATTCTTCGACCGGGCCTTTTGCTTTCCTCTGCTTACCCAACCCTCAAACGTCCGCTATTTCGAACGATTCGCGCTCCAGACACCACGTTTGCGGCAGCGCCGCTTCGTCGCAATTCGGCCCGTCGCCGCCACGATCGACGACCAGAAAATCGCTCACGCGCTCCAACGCGAGCAGCGGATGATGCCAGACGCCTCTCGCGTAATTGACGCCCTGCCAGCCACGCGTCGAGAACGCTCTTAGCTTCGCTGGATCGAGATCGCCGGCCGGGGCGACGACGATCAGATAAGGCGCGTCCGACAGCGGCACGAACGCCTGGCTGCCGAGCGGATGCCGCTCCATCATCGCGATTTCGATCGGCCATGCGCGCGGCTGCGCACGAAACACATTGATCAGCGGACGGCCGCCGTGCGTGTTCACGTCGACTTTCGCGAGGTCGTGATAACGCTCGGTGGTGCCTTCGTTGATCGGGTAGTGGCGCGCGCCGTCCAGCTCGATCACGTCGCCGAATGGCGCGAACGCATCTCGTGTCAGGCGCTCGATACGCAGTGTGTTCATGGCCGTCTCCGTCGATCTTCTCTGCCGTTCAGCGCGGGTTATTCGAGTTCGCCCCACAGGCGCAAGCGCGATACGCCGCCGTCCGGGTAAATGTTGAACCGCACGTGCGTCACCGGCCCGAGCGCGGCGAGTTCGGCGCTGAACGTATGCACGTTGTCCATCTGCAGCTTCTGTTCGGGCAACAGAACCGGCCAGAACATCGCTTGCGTGACGAGCGAATCGTCAGTGCCGCCCGTTACGGACGCCGCCTGCAGCGAGCAACGATCGGGGAAATTGCCCTTGAAGTGCGCCGTGTCCACTTCGACCTTGCGGATCACGCCCGGCCGCGCGAGCGCGACGATCGCCCAGTCGTTGCCCGGCTCGCGGCGGCGACGCGTTTCCCAGCCATCGCCCATGTTCACGCCGCGCCCCGGCATCAGCATCTGCGAGGCCGGCCCGAAATGCTGGTTGTTTGCGGCGACCAGATACGCGCCGTTTTCGACAGCGGCAAGATCGAGCAGGCTGCCGCGCTCGACGCGCTCCCAGTCGCGCTTCGGTTGCCCATAGACGCGCAGGCGCGCAAGCCCGCCGTCCGGATACAGATTCACGCGCAGATGCGTGAACGCGCGCGTATCGCTCACTGCGACGTAGTGATGCTGATTGCCTTGCAGCGTGGTCGCGGGGACGACGGTTTGCCAGTCGGCGTTGTCGGCGGGAACGTCGTCGGTCGAATAGCAGGCTTCGATCGAGGCCGCAGGCGGGAAATTGCCCGTGAAGTGGCTCGTATCGAGATCGACGCCATGCACAATGCCCGGCCGCGCGAGCCGCACCACGCAGTAGTCGTGGCCCGTCGTGCGCTTGCGGCGCGTTTCCCAGCCGTCCATCCATTTGCCGTGATCGTCGTACTTGCCGGGGATGAACACGGCGGGCTGCGGGTCGAGCATCCGCTCTTTCGGGGCGAAGAATTCGTCGCTGGCAAACAGCGCCTTCGCGCCCAGGCGCGGGTCGGCGAGATTCATGTAGCGGCGCGTGAAAGCGGGTGCGTTCGGATCGAGAATCGGATTGGCCATGATCGGTTCAGTGTCGAGTGAGAGGAGAGGCGGCGGACCGTGAGTCCGCCGCGTTTGCCATGAGTGGTCGGTCAGATGGCGGAAAGCGTGGTCAGACGGCGTGCGCCGGGTTCGCGTGGCTCGCGTTGTCGTCGCGATCGGTAGTGGCGGGGACGAAGCGGTAGTCGCTGTCGAGGTTCAGCACCCGGCGGGCGCGCGCCTTGTCGATATCGTTTTCCCACACGGCGACGACGACGGTCGCGACGCAGTTGCCGATCAGGTTCGTCAGCGCGCGGGCGATGCCGACAAACCAGTCGACGGGCAGGATCAGCACGAGGCCGAGCACGGGAATCGCGGGAATCGCCGAGAGCGTCGCGGCGAGAATCACGATCGCCGAGCCGGGGATGCCGTGTGCGCCCTTCGACGTCACCAGCGACACCAGTACGACGACGATCAGGTCGTGCATAGACAGCGGTGTGTTGGTCGCCTGTGCGATGAAGATCACCGCGAGCGTCAGATAGATCGAGAAGCCGTCGAGGTTGAACGAGTAGCCGGTCGGAATCACGAGACCGACGGTCGAATCCTTCACGCCCATCCATTCGAGCTTGCGCATGATCTGCGGCAGCACGGCATCCGACGAAGCGGTGCCGAGCACGATCGACAGTTCTTCGCGCAGATAGCGGATCAGCTTGAATACGCTGAAGCCGGCCAGACGCATCACGACACCCAGCACGACTGCGACGAACACGATGCAGCTCGCGTAGAACACGACGACGAGCATGCCGAGCTGCTTCAGCGATTCGACGCCATACGTGCCCGTCGTGAACGCGATCGCGCCCAGCACGCCGAGCGGCGCGAGCTTGATGATGAAGCTCATCACGCGGAAGAACACCTGTGCGAGTTCGTCGATCAGATCGTTGACGCGTTGCGCGCGCGGCCCGAGCAGCGACAGCGCGGAGCCAACCAGCACGGAGAACACGAGAATCTGCAGGATGTCGCCCTTCGCGAACGCGTCGATCGCGGTGTCGGGGATGATCTTCAGCAGGAAGCCTGCCGTGTCTTTCAGGCTCTTCGCGTGCTCGGTGTAGCTGGCGAGCGAGCCGGCGTCGAGCGTATGCAGATCGATATTCATGCCGACGCCGGGCCGCGTCACATACGCGAGCACCGCGCCGATCACGAGCGCGATCGTCGTCATGATTTCGAAATAGACGACGGCCTTCAGGCCGACGCGCCCCACTTTCTTCAGATCGCCTGCGTGCGCCATGCCGCTGACGACCACGCAGAACACGATCGGCCCGATCACCATCTTGATCAGCTTCAGAAAGCCGTCGCCCAATGGACGCAGCGACTGCGCGAAATGCGGAAATAGCGCTCCGATCACGATGCCCGCCACGAGAGCGATCACCACCCGGCCAAACAGCGAATTGAAAAACTTCAACACGGCTTTCTCCCGGTCACGAGTTGGGTCTTGAACATCTGTTCATACTGGTCCGACCAGTACTGTTATGGCGAATAGTAGGAAGCCGATATAGTGAGGTCAAGGATTGTTGGGAGGGTGTTTACCCGGTCTGGTCTGACCGGCCTTCTCGCCCGGAACTTGCGTGTAGGTGAAGGTTTGCGCGCAATGCCGAAAGCCGTTCTACAATGCTGGTCAGACCGCACCGAGCCGCCGCCGACATCATGAAAAACGTGCCGCATACTGTTACCGACTCCGCCATCTCGACGATTCGCGAGAGGATCGAGGGTGGCGTTTATCCTGTCGGCAGTTTGCTGCCGGCGCAGCGGCAATTGTCGGAAGAAATGGACATCAGCCGTGCGTCGCTGCGCGAGGCGTTATCGACGCTCGAAGCGCTCGGGCTGTTGACTATCCGTCCGGGCAAAGGTGTGTATGTACAGTCGACGAAGGCTTCGTCGGCGCATCCGTGGCGTTTCGCGGATCAATCATCGTTGCCGGATACTTATCAGATGCGGTTCGCGCTGGAGGGTTTTGTCGCGCGCATGGCAGCGCTGGCTATCGGCGATGACGATGTCGAATGGTTTGAGGACAATATTGCTTCGCTGCACACGGCGCTGACCAATGGCGAGCTTGATGACGCCGCGCAGTTGGACTTCGATTTTCATATGCGGATCGTCAATATTGCGGGCAATGCCGCTATCGAGTCGATCTTGCGGAGTAGTGCCGACATCATGAAGGAAAGTCAGCGTATGCCGTTCTATCGGCGTGAGCTTGTGCTGTCTACTTATCATGAGCATCGCGCGATTCTGGACGCGCTGAAGGCGCGTGATCCGCATGCGGCTGGGCTCGCTATCGAGAAGCATATTGCGAATGCGGCGCAACGAGCGGGGGTTTATTTTCCTACGCCGCAGGTTTGAGTTTTTGGTTTTGGGGTTGGGGTTGGGGTTGGTCGCGGTGCGGGCGGTTTGGTTTTTTGGGTCTTTGCGGTGGCATCCGCGTTTTGCCTTTGCTTTCGCTGGCATCCGCGATTCGTTATCTCGCTTCACGCGTCGCCCCTGTGCGGGGCGGCACCTACTTTTCTTTGCCGCCGCAAAGAAAAGTAGGCAAAAGAAAGCGGCTCACACCGCCAATTCTTGACGTTTACCCACGGGCCCCCAACGTCCCCATCCTTCACACGCCAGTGCCGTGGTTGGCGCCCGTTGCCAACGCTTCGAATCAACGCCTCACCCACGTCAAACACCCGTACATGAGCCAGCGGCAGCGAATGGCATATGCCGCCCAGGTGGCAAACTGTGTGTAGGTTGTCGCGTCGTATGGCTTGGCGCTCTTACCGGGTGGGGCGCGTGCGCAATCGGTCTGGAGTGAAGCGTGTGGAGCACCGAGGGCCTACACACAGTTTGCCACCTGGGCGGCCGTGGACGGTCTGGCGCGGCGTGCTGAAGCGCAGGTGCGTGAAGTGGGTGAGGCGCTCATTCAGAGCGCTGGCAACGGACGTGGGTCACGTGGTTGCCGTGTGAAGCGTAAGAACCTGTGGGGGCCCTCAGGCAAGAATTAGCGCTGGCGGTGTGAGCCGCTTTCTTTTGCCTACTTTTCTTTGCGGCGGCAAAGAAAAGTAGGTGCCGCCCCGCACAGGGACGACGCGTGGAGCGCGCTAACAATTCGCGGATGCCAGCGAAAGCGAAAGCAAAAGCAAATCGCGGATACCAGCGCA
This is a stretch of genomic DNA from Paraburkholderia caribensis. It encodes these proteins:
- the fur gene encoding ferric iron uptake transcriptional regulator, coding for MTNPTDLKNIGLKATLPRLKILEIFQHSPVRHLTAEDVYRSLLHEELDIGLATVYRVLTQFEQAGLLSRSNFESGKAVFELNEGTHHDHLVCIDCGLVEEFFDPEIENRQQAIAKERGFKLQEHALALYGVCTKDKCPHRKH
- a CDS encoding ureidoglycolate lyase, with product MNTLRIERLTRDAFAPFGDVIELDGARHYPINEGTTERYHDLAKVDVNTHGGRPLINVFRAQPRAWPIEIAMMERHPLGSQAFVPLSDAPYLIVVAPAGDLDPAKLRAFSTRGWQGVNYARGVWHHPLLALERVSDFLVVDRGGDGPNCDEAALPQTWCLERESFEIADV
- the alc gene encoding allantoicase; its protein translation is MANPILDPNAPAFTRRYMNLADPRLGAKALFASDEFFAPKERMLDPQPAVFIPGKYDDHGKWMDGWETRRKRTTGHDYCVVRLARPGIVHGVDLDTSHFTGNFPPAASIEACYSTDDVPADNADWQTVVPATTLQGNQHHYVAVSDTRAFTHLRVNLYPDGGLARLRVYGQPKRDWERVERGSLLDLAAVENGAYLVAANNQHFGPASQMLMPGRGVNMGDGWETRRRREPGNDWAIVALARPGVIRKVEVDTAHFKGNFPDRCSLQAASVTGGTDDSLVTQAMFWPVLLPEQKLQMDNVHTFSAELAALGPVTHVRFNIYPDGGVSRLRLWGELE
- a CDS encoding C4-dicarboxylate transporter DctA, translated to MLKFFNSLFGRVVIALVAGIVIGALFPHFAQSLRPLGDGFLKLIKMVIGPIVFCVVVSGMAHAGDLKKVGRVGLKAVVYFEIMTTIALVIGAVLAYVTRPGVGMNIDLHTLDAGSLASYTEHAKSLKDTAGFLLKIIPDTAIDAFAKGDILQILVFSVLVGSALSLLGPRAQRVNDLIDELAQVFFRVMSFIIKLAPLGVLGAIAFTTGTYGVESLKQLGMLVVVFYASCIVFVAVVLGVVMRLAGFSVFKLIRYLREELSIVLGTASSDAVLPQIMRKLEWMGVKDSTVGLVIPTGYSFNLDGFSIYLTLAVIFIAQATNTPLSMHDLIVVVLVSLVTSKGAHGIPGSAIVILAATLSAIPAIPVLGLVLILPVDWFVGIARALTNLIGNCVATVVVAVWENDIDKARARRVLNLDSDYRFVPATTDRDDNASHANPAHAV
- a CDS encoding FadR/GntR family transcriptional regulator → MKNVPHTVTDSAISTIRERIEGGVYPVGSLLPAQRQLSEEMDISRASLREALSTLEALGLLTIRPGKGVYVQSTKASSAHPWRFADQSSLPDTYQMRFALEGFVARMAALAIGDDDVEWFEDNIASLHTALTNGELDDAAQLDFDFHMRIVNIAGNAAIESILRSSADIMKESQRMPFYRRELVLSTYHEHRAILDALKARDPHAAGLAIEKHIANAAQRAGVYFPTPQV